One region of Posidoniimonas polymericola genomic DNA includes:
- a CDS encoding sulfite exporter TauE/SafE family protein produces MLALTTAVLIASLLGSLHCAGMCGPFVAFAVNDSGDTPQTRLHLAYHLGRLATYMLLGAAAGAAGALVDLTSTLAGLQPLAMAAAGGLMVLFGLLELARVAGLRLRHTKPPAVWVKTVQAGQRVALTLPPVRRALAIGLLTTLLPCGWLYAFAITAAGTGQPLAGAVVMAVFWVGTLPMLISLGMGLRAAMGVLGSRMPAITAAALIGVGVFTLVGRAGLDPASLARAAAAAEDSEELVPDPTELPPCCRPDAAAATNEGE; encoded by the coding sequence ATGTTAGCCCTCACCACCGCTGTCCTGATTGCCAGCCTGCTCGGCTCGCTGCACTGCGCAGGCATGTGCGGGCCATTTGTGGCGTTCGCGGTGAACGACTCAGGCGACACGCCCCAGACCCGGCTCCACCTGGCGTACCACCTGGGGCGGCTGGCTACCTATATGCTGCTCGGCGCCGCCGCAGGAGCCGCCGGAGCCCTGGTCGACCTGACCTCGACGCTTGCCGGCCTGCAGCCGCTGGCGATGGCCGCCGCCGGTGGACTGATGGTGCTGTTTGGCCTGCTCGAGCTGGCCCGCGTCGCTGGGCTGCGGCTCAGGCACACCAAGCCGCCGGCTGTGTGGGTGAAGACCGTGCAAGCCGGGCAGCGGGTCGCGCTGACGCTCCCCCCGGTCCGGCGGGCGTTGGCGATCGGGCTGCTCACCACGCTGCTGCCGTGCGGCTGGCTCTACGCCTTCGCTATCACCGCCGCCGGGACCGGCCAGCCGCTGGCGGGCGCGGTCGTAATGGCGGTGTTCTGGGTCGGCACGCTGCCGATGTTGATCTCGCTCGGCATGGGCCTGCGCGCGGCGATGGGGGTGCTCGGCTCCCGGATGCCGGCGATCACGGCGGCGGCGCTGATCGGAGTCGGCGTCTTCACGCTGGTCGGCCGGGCCGGGCTCGACCCGGCTTCGCTGGCGCGCGCCGCCGCGGCTGCCGAGGACTCGGAGGAATTGGTCCCGGACCCCACTGAACTCCCACCCTGCTGTCGACCGGACGCGGCCGCGGCTACCAATGAGGGCGAGTGA
- a CDS encoding archaellin/type IV pilin N-terminal domain-containing protein — MNDTPNEPTFWQQICWPVIICALLGGHMTIMLIAMTFALAVPPEAPPASYTDATLGRPATVTLPSSQPAAAPQR, encoded by the coding sequence ATGAACGACACGCCCAACGAACCAACCTTCTGGCAGCAGATCTGCTGGCCGGTCATCATCTGCGCCCTGCTCGGGGGGCACATGACGATCATGCTGATCGCCATGACGTTCGCGTTGGCGGTCCCCCCCGAGGCGCCCCCCGCGTCCTACACCGACGCCACGCTCGGCCGCCCCGCGACCGTAACCCTTCCCAGCAGCCAGCCCGCTGCGGCCCCACAACGCTAA